One segment of Echeneis naucrates chromosome 15, fEcheNa1.1, whole genome shotgun sequence DNA contains the following:
- the plek gene encoding pleckstrin, whose translation MEPQEIREGYLVKKGTVLSSWKAVWVVLSEDGIEFYKKKTDHSPKGMIPLKGATLISPCQDFGKRTLVFRITTDKKQDHFFQASHVEEREFWVKDIKRAITCLQGGKRFARKSTRRSIRLPETVNLVELYTLMRDQDDGVKELKLEQQNRVFNHCFTGATVVDWLISKDKARNRPEALMLATGLLNEGFLQPAGDLAKEGAESAEQTAFLDETMALYYFADSGFFCEGYSSDEDVIVKEEFRGNIIKQGCLLKQGHKRKNWKVRKFILRDDPAYLHYYEPSKGDDPLGSIHLRGSVVTAVEYVPDAKKHDIDGNLFEIITSDEVHYFFQAATGEERKDWIKAIQAVSKSGK comes from the exons ATGGAGCCACAGGAGATCAGAGAGGGATACTTGGTGAAAAAG GGCACAGTGCTGAGCTCCTGGAAGGCAGTTTGGGTAGTGCTGTCAGAAGATGGGATTGAAttctataaaaagaaaacagaccaTTCCCCGAAAGGAATGATCCCACTAAAGGGAGCAACACTCATCAGTCCATGCCAGGACTTCGGCAAGAGGACG CTGGTTTTCAGGATTACCACTGACAAGAAGCAAGACCACTTCTTCCAAGCTTCGcatgtggaggagagagagtttTGGGTCAAAGACATCAAGAGAGCCATTACCTGTCTGCAAGGGGGCAAAAGGTTTGCCCGGAAGTCCACCAGACGCTCCATTCGCCTGCCCGAAACAGTAAACCTGGT TGAGCTGTACACACTAATGAGAGACCAGGATGACGGAGTAAAAGAATTAAAACTGGAGCAGCAGAACCGAGTCTTCAACCACTGCTTCACCG GTGCAACAGTGGTAGACTGGCTAATTTCCAAGGACAAAGCAAGGAACAGGCCGGAGGCCCTGATGTTAGCGACAGGACTCCTGAATGAGGGTTTTCTGCAGCCTGCAGGGGACCTGGCAAAAGAAGGAGCGGAGAGTGCAGAGCAGACAGCCTTCTTAGATGAGACAATGGCTCTTTACTACTTC GCAGACAGCGGCTTCTTCTGTGAAGGCTACTCCAGTGATGAAGATGTCATTGTGAAGGAAGAATTCAGAGGAAATATCATAAAACAAGGCTGTTTACTTAAGCAG GGACATAAGAGAAAAAACTGGAAGGTCAGAAAATTCATACTGCGAGACGACCCTGCATATCTGCATTATTATGAGCCCTCCAAG GGTGATGACCCTCTAGGTTCGATCCATCTCCGCGGGTCTGTAGTTACAGCTGTGGAGTATGTGCCTGACG CCAAAAAACACGACATTGACGGAAACCTCTTTGAGATCATCACCTCAGATGAGGTTCACTACTTCTTCCAGGCTGCtacaggagaagaaagaaaggattGGATCAAAGCGATACAGGCAGTGtcaaaaagtggaaaataa